From one Lineus longissimus chromosome 3, tnLinLong1.2, whole genome shotgun sequence genomic stretch:
- the LOC135485084 gene encoding uncharacterized protein LOC135485084 isoform X2: MWWIWYVIYLFAILSGLFLAEMSIDRLIAIRFPMSAVKFCTRFRAWKTIIFTTILITVLNANVFWTYAYSMDEELGTDTMRASVPEYPGVEALAVGFQLGFGTFIPFSVIIFSNMWIVITVHEANKEREVMETSQSQGKKKRNKDTKYLTRMLILVSIAYVALSMPYRLYDAILNLPALKKFYNMRDIYWILRYGVEYCTINEVWYLNFGINFYLYCIGGGRKYRKDVKTVLREVFEMCGCVKPVPTATIMSLQTRTSAIKST; this comes from the exons ATGTG GTGGATCTGGTACGTCATCTACCTATTCGCCATCCTCTCTGGCCTATTCCTGGCAGAGATGTCTATTGACCGCCTAATCGCCATCAGATTCCCGATGTCAGCCGTAAAGTTTTGTACCAGGTTCCGAGCTTGGAAGACAATCATATTTACCACTATACTCATCACTGTTCTCAATGCTAACGTGTTCTGGACATATGCATATTCAATGGACGAGGAACTAG GAACAGACACCATGCGAGCATCAGTTCCTGAGTATCCAGGAGTCGAAGCCCTTGCTGTCGGCTTTCAACTCGGCTTCGGCACCTTcattcctttttccgttatcaTCTTCAGCAACATGTGGATCGTAATAACG GTACACGAAGCGAACAAGGAGAGAGAGGTAATGGAGACCAGCCAGTCCCAGGGGAAAAAGAAACGCAACAAGGACACCAAGTACCTGACGCGGATGTTAATACTGGTCAGTATCGCATATGTGGCATTGTCCATGCCTTACAGATTGTATGAcgcgatcctaaacttgcctgCCTTGAAAAAGTTCTATAACATGAGAGATATATATTGGATTTTGCGTTATGGCGTGGAATACTGTACAATTAATGAGGTTTGGTATCTTAACtttggtatcaatttctatctgTATTGTATTGGTGGAGGACGCAAGTACAGGAAAGACGTCAAGACCGTGTTAAGGGAGGTGTTTGAGATGTGTGGTTGTGTGAAACCGGTCCCTACTGCCACCATCATGTCTCTGCAAACGAGGACGTCAGCTATCAAAAGCACCTGA
- the LOC135485084 gene encoding growth hormone secretagogue receptor type 1-like isoform X1, with protein MECEIKDHSDCQNSSHAGSQDSVTLTTEQTFVIWALTTMYELLTKYTWMAPVIIGVPGNIISIMITNKKANRRISSCNYMTALAMADTMTLISVTWALTLMHWGYTDELPRRNREFLYQWIWYVIYLFAILSGLFLAEMSIDRLIAIRFPMSAVKFCTRFRAWKTIIFTTILITVLNANVFWTYAYSMDEELGTDTMRASVPEYPGVEALAVGFQLGFGTFIPFSVIIFSNMWIVITVHEANKEREVMETSQSQGKKKRNKDTKYLTRMLILVSIAYVALSMPYRLYDAILNLPALKKFYNMRDIYWILRYGVEYCTINEVWYLNFGINFYLYCIGGGRKYRKDVKTVLREVFEMCGCVKPVPTATIMSLQTRTSAIKST; from the exons ATGGAATGTGAGATCAAGGATCATTCCGACTGCCAAAACTCTTCGCACGCAGGTTCGCAGGATTCAGTGACGTTAACAACAGAACAAACCTTTGTTATCTGGGCACTTACGACTATGTACGAACTGTTAACGAAGTACACTTGGATGGCTCCAGTAATCATAGGCGTTCCAGGAAATATTATATCAATCATGATCACTAATAAAAAAGCGAACAGACGTATTTCGTCGTGTAACTACATGACAGCTCTGGCTATGGCAGATACAATGACGCTGATATCCGTCACCTGGGCCCTGACGCTGATGCATTGGGGATACACTGATGAACTCCCGCGAAGAAATAGGGAGTTCCTCTATCA GTGGATCTGGTACGTCATCTACCTATTCGCCATCCTCTCTGGCCTATTCCTGGCAGAGATGTCTATTGACCGCCTAATCGCCATCAGATTCCCGATGTCAGCCGTAAAGTTTTGTACCAGGTTCCGAGCTTGGAAGACAATCATATTTACCACTATACTCATCACTGTTCTCAATGCTAACGTGTTCTGGACATATGCATATTCAATGGACGAGGAACTAG GAACAGACACCATGCGAGCATCAGTTCCTGAGTATCCAGGAGTCGAAGCCCTTGCTGTCGGCTTTCAACTCGGCTTCGGCACCTTcattcctttttccgttatcaTCTTCAGCAACATGTGGATCGTAATAACG GTACACGAAGCGAACAAGGAGAGAGAGGTAATGGAGACCAGCCAGTCCCAGGGGAAAAAGAAACGCAACAAGGACACCAAGTACCTGACGCGGATGTTAATACTGGTCAGTATCGCATATGTGGCATTGTCCATGCCTTACAGATTGTATGAcgcgatcctaaacttgcctgCCTTGAAAAAGTTCTATAACATGAGAGATATATATTGGATTTTGCGTTATGGCGTGGAATACTGTACAATTAATGAGGTTTGGTATCTTAACtttggtatcaatttctatctgTATTGTATTGGTGGAGGACGCAAGTACAGGAAAGACGTCAAGACCGTGTTAAGGGAGGTGTTTGAGATGTGTGGTTGTGTGAAACCGGTCCCTACTGCCACCATCATGTCTCTGCAAACGAGGACGTCAGCTATCAAAAGCACCTGA